The proteins below are encoded in one region of Pontibacter deserti:
- a CDS encoding UDP-glucuronic acid decarboxylase family protein encodes MAKKRVLITGGAGFLGSHLCDRFIKEGYHVIAMDNLITGNLDNIEHLFKLKDFEFYHHDVSKFVHVPGKLDYILHFASPASPIDYLKIPIQTLKVGSLGTHNLLGLAKAKGARMLIASTSEVYGDPLVHPQNEDYWGNVNPVGPRGCYDEAKRFQEAMTMAYHMHHGLETRIVRIFNTYGPRMRLDDGRVLPAFLSQALRGEPLSIFGNGSQTRSFCYVDDLVEGIYRLLLSDYPMPVNVGNPSEITIKEFAEEICNLTGVELKVEYQPLPKDDPQKRQPDITRAKEILGWEPKVDRAEGLRRTLEYFKEKIQTPAETVTNA; translated from the coding sequence ATGGCTAAGAAACGAGTACTCATCACAGGCGGGGCCGGTTTTCTGGGCTCTCACCTTTGCGATAGATTTATAAAAGAAGGGTATCATGTCATTGCCATGGATAACCTGATCACAGGTAACCTGGACAACATAGAGCACCTGTTTAAACTAAAGGATTTTGAGTTTTACCACCATGATGTATCTAAATTTGTGCATGTACCAGGTAAACTCGACTACATCCTGCATTTTGCATCACCGGCCAGCCCGATCGATTACCTGAAGATTCCGATCCAGACCTTGAAAGTAGGCTCGTTGGGTACGCACAACCTGCTTGGTCTGGCTAAAGCAAAAGGCGCACGTATGCTTATTGCTTCTACATCTGAAGTATATGGTGACCCGCTGGTACACCCGCAAAATGAAGATTATTGGGGTAATGTAAACCCGGTTGGCCCACGTGGCTGCTACGACGAAGCCAAGCGCTTCCAGGAAGCAATGACCATGGCGTACCATATGCACCATGGTTTAGAGACACGTATCGTGCGTATCTTTAACACGTATGGTCCAAGAATGCGTCTGGATGATGGTCGTGTATTGCCAGCTTTCCTGAGCCAGGCACTGCGTGGCGAGCCATTAAGCATTTTCGGTAATGGTTCGCAGACCCGTTCGTTCTGTTATGTAGATGACCTAGTAGAAGGTATTTACCGCCTGCTGCTAAGTGATTACCCAATGCCAGTAAACGTAGGTAACCCATCAGAAATAACTATAAAAGAGTTTGCTGAGGAAATCTGTAACCTGACAGGGGTGGAACTGAAAGTAGAATATCAGCCGCTACCAAAAGATGATCCGCAGAAACGCCAGCCAGATATTACCCGTGCAAAGGAAATATTAGGTTGGGAACCTAAAGTAGACCGCGCAGAAGGTTTAAGGAGAACACTGGAATACTTTAAAGAGAAAATCCAAACTCCTGCCGAAACAGTAACAAATGCTTAA
- a CDS encoding glycosyltransferase family 4 protein, translating into MKVLFVVPYPVGKAASQRYRVEQWLPVLQEQRINYKVAPFWDAGTWDILYRQGHTLKKITGLAKGMFRRLLLLTKLPAYDYIFTHREATPVGPPWFEWLAAKAFRKKIIFDFDDAIWLPNTTDDNSAAAKYKWHHKTKLLISWSYKVSCGNDYLKDYALKYNAAAVYLPTVLDTVTKYNKLKDQQTERVTIGWIGSHSTLPYLKLIEPVLQELEQKYTFEFIVIADRKPDLNLKFLRFIPWNNESEIEDLLQLHIGVMPLPDTEWAKGKCAFKALQYMALGIPVVASAVGANTTAIPDSITGYTCSTEQEWYEKLEQLLQNAVVRAKLGKAGRKWMQQQYSVQAHTNNFLELFT; encoded by the coding sequence ATGAAAGTATTGTTTGTAGTTCCTTATCCGGTGGGTAAAGCGGCTTCGCAAAGGTATAGGGTGGAGCAGTGGTTGCCTGTGCTGCAAGAGCAACGTATAAACTATAAAGTAGCTCCGTTCTGGGATGCTGGAACGTGGGATATCCTTTACAGGCAGGGGCATACCCTAAAAAAAATAACTGGTCTGGCTAAAGGTATGTTCAGGAGGTTGCTCTTGCTAACCAAGCTGCCAGCGTATGATTACATTTTTACTCACCGTGAAGCCACTCCGGTAGGGCCACCCTGGTTTGAATGGCTGGCTGCTAAAGCCTTCCGCAAAAAGATCATCTTTGATTTTGATGATGCTATCTGGCTGCCAAATACTACAGATGATAATAGCGCTGCAGCAAAGTATAAATGGCACCACAAAACCAAGCTGCTTATTAGTTGGAGCTATAAAGTAAGTTGTGGTAATGATTACCTGAAGGACTATGCGCTGAAGTATAACGCAGCAGCTGTATACTTGCCAACCGTTTTAGATACAGTTACAAAGTATAATAAGTTAAAAGATCAGCAAACGGAACGGGTAACAATTGGCTGGATCGGTTCGCACTCTACATTGCCCTATTTAAAACTAATCGAACCTGTGCTGCAGGAACTGGAACAGAAGTACACTTTTGAGTTTATAGTTATCGCTGACCGTAAACCTGATTTAAATCTGAAGTTCCTGAGATTTATACCCTGGAACAATGAATCTGAAATTGAAGACCTGTTGCAGCTACATATTGGTGTAATGCCATTACCCGATACAGAATGGGCAAAGGGTAAATGTGCTTTTAAAGCCCTACAATATATGGCATTAGGTATTCCTGTTGTCGCCTCAGCGGTTGGAGCAAATACAACCGCGATACCAGATAGTATAACAGGTTATACTTGCAGCACCGAACAGGAGTGGTATGAAAAGCTGGAACAGTTATTACAAAATGCTGTGGTAAGAGCTAAATTGGGCAAAGCCGGACGTAAGTGGATGCAGCAACAATACTCAGTACAGGCACATACCAACAACTTTCTCGAGCTGTTTACTTAA
- a CDS encoding glycosyltransferase, whose protein sequence is MNIAFLCRWKLEDGLTVSTVLPHLQALASFQEITKIIFLTLEDEVYTPVDASVKSILCNPKVKWLPILSSQHKSRVLNQISDYRQGYKTLRQVVVDEEIDVVVAHGAPAGSVADKALRNSDIPYFVTLFEPHADYMLESGVWSRFRLKYNMQKYWENLQKKRAAGLMPVTEGFKKILLQEGIPAANVVAVPCSVDTVLFEFDAQMRAKVRKQLGWENTLVGVYAGKYGGLYYNNEAFEIYRTCFEEIPDFRLLILSPQPEHEILQQLQKYNLDLSKVQVTSLQHAAVPAYLSAADFAFATYKPAPSKRFLSPVKIGEYWANGLPVLLTEGIGDDSDIITKEGGGALFNLQQQESIKQALQKIQTILQDQAHRHEIPKLAVKYRSPDKVRAAYEYFFNQLQQKGL, encoded by the coding sequence GTGAATATCGCTTTCCTTTGTCGCTGGAAATTAGAAGACGGACTTACTGTTTCGACGGTATTGCCCCATCTACAAGCATTGGCAAGCTTTCAGGAAATCACTAAGATTATTTTTCTCACGCTTGAGGATGAAGTATATACTCCCGTTGATGCTTCCGTGAAGTCTATACTTTGTAATCCTAAAGTAAAATGGCTGCCAATCTTATCATCACAGCATAAAAGCAGGGTTTTAAACCAGATATCGGATTACAGGCAAGGCTATAAAACGCTGCGGCAGGTTGTAGTAGATGAAGAGATTGATGTAGTTGTGGCGCATGGTGCTCCGGCCGGGTCTGTAGCAGATAAAGCTTTAAGAAATTCAGACATCCCTTACTTTGTTACGCTTTTTGAACCGCACGCCGATTATATGCTGGAATCAGGTGTGTGGAGCAGGTTCAGGCTTAAGTATAACATGCAGAAGTATTGGGAAAACCTGCAGAAGAAGCGCGCAGCTGGACTAATGCCGGTTACTGAGGGCTTTAAAAAAATCCTTTTACAGGAAGGAATACCCGCTGCTAATGTTGTGGCAGTACCTTGTTCAGTTGATACTGTTCTTTTTGAGTTTGATGCACAAATGAGAGCCAAGGTGCGAAAGCAGTTAGGTTGGGAGAACACACTAGTGGGTGTTTATGCTGGTAAGTATGGCGGCCTGTATTACAACAACGAAGCCTTTGAAATTTACAGAACATGCTTCGAGGAGATTCCGGATTTTAGGCTGCTAATTTTATCGCCGCAGCCGGAGCACGAAATTTTGCAGCAATTGCAGAAGTATAACTTAGACCTGAGTAAGGTACAGGTAACGTCTCTGCAACATGCAGCAGTGCCGGCTTATCTTTCTGCAGCTGATTTTGCCTTTGCCACTTATAAACCTGCGCCTTCCAAAAGGTTTCTGTCGCCGGTTAAAATAGGGGAGTACTGGGCAAATGGGTTACCTGTGCTGCTGACGGAAGGCATCGGCGACGATAGTGACATTATTACAAAAGAAGGTGGTGGGGCATTGTTTAACCTGCAGCAGCAAGAAAGTATAAAGCAGGCACTTCAGAAGATACAAACTATACTTCAGGACCAGGCACACCGTCATGAAATACCAAAACTTGCAGTAAAGTATAGGTCACCTGATAAAGTCAGGGCGGCTTATGAGTACTTTTTTAACCAGTTGCAGCAAAAAGGGCTATGA
- a CDS encoding polysialyltransferase family glycosyltransferase gives MDKPKILFIGDYCRTDYLRMLDKSVNVCEFWFLYYASPDEEQNKAYLPYGRAIYWSDYGSAQDLLKALTPAKVLFLYLDTYHAVVLNLACKEAGIPTYHLEHGMRADYGIAYKASNTPEVYQKSFAKLRNLRNILYNLGDRVKARLFIKNSIQKLTGENAAFAKEFIAVRGKNNYLETFRLLPSPKRIAANYISFSPKVYQVHQQHDHLAPDQKVYFIGVPYFDALAAVTPTTPQQAILFIDQPLAEKKLLQWTPAYKRTFVEQLTGITSGYNYKLYVKPHPEQDLTFWQHTTNVELIDDAQLQKICGSIPIVMGFYSTYLMPFAAFEHTTLITLENHPAGKLNLSKPFTDAGVAHSVYTLDDLPWALENIATLHQHQLPNKKQFEEDWLYKFDGKAGERLRAILTGHSL, from the coding sequence GTGGATAAGCCAAAAATACTATTTATCGGCGACTATTGCAGAACTGATTACCTGCGCATGCTGGATAAATCAGTAAACGTCTGTGAATTTTGGTTTTTATACTATGCATCGCCTGACGAAGAGCAAAATAAGGCATATCTGCCATACGGGAGGGCTATTTACTGGTCAGATTACGGAAGCGCTCAGGATTTATTAAAGGCTTTAACGCCTGCGAAAGTGCTTTTCCTGTACCTTGATACCTACCATGCAGTGGTGCTGAATTTAGCTTGTAAAGAAGCTGGCATACCTACTTACCACCTGGAGCATGGCATGCGTGCAGATTATGGCATTGCTTATAAGGCATCTAACACTCCTGAAGTATACCAAAAGTCATTCGCAAAACTCCGGAACCTCAGAAACATTTTATATAATTTGGGAGACCGCGTAAAGGCCCGATTATTTATTAAAAACAGTATTCAGAAACTTACTGGGGAGAATGCTGCTTTTGCAAAGGAATTTATAGCTGTAAGAGGCAAAAACAATTACTTAGAAACATTCCGGCTTTTGCCATCCCCGAAGCGTATTGCAGCTAATTACATTTCATTCAGTCCCAAAGTATACCAGGTTCACCAGCAACACGATCATCTTGCTCCTGATCAGAAAGTATATTTTATAGGTGTGCCTTATTTTGATGCACTGGCTGCAGTCACGCCAACTACACCTCAACAAGCAATACTTTTTATTGATCAGCCTCTAGCGGAGAAAAAACTTCTGCAATGGACTCCTGCTTATAAAAGAACGTTTGTAGAGCAACTGACAGGTATAACTTCAGGGTACAACTATAAACTATATGTAAAACCTCACCCTGAGCAGGATCTCACTTTCTGGCAGCATACCACTAATGTTGAACTGATTGATGATGCCCAATTACAGAAAATTTGTGGAAGCATTCCCATTGTGATGGGCTTCTATTCTACTTACCTGATGCCTTTTGCCGCATTTGAGCACACCACTCTGATCACATTAGAAAATCATCCGGCAGGTAAATTGAATCTATCAAAGCCATTTACAGATGCAGGCGTAGCTCATTCGGTTTATACTTTAGATGATCTGCCATGGGCTCTGGAAAACATTGCAACACTACATCAGCACCAACTGCCAAATAAAAAGCAATTTGAAGAAGACTGGCTATACAAATTTGATGGCAAAGCTGGTGAACGTTTGAGAGCTATACTTACAGGCCACAGCCTATAA
- a CDS encoding glycosyltransferase, which yields MKATVLHIIESLVVGGAEVLFTESLKGFTEEYRHVVVYMRPPETLLPQVKAAKVYCLGYKGKYNLLSCAFRLRKIVKEEQVELIHAHHYWPAIVARLAKPAGVQLITTVHSLLSQDAFLPNRLSLYLERLTYKQSQHMIFVSEAVAEDYKQFINVGSRYSILHNFIKDEFNLPVNSKSGISDSRAFKLVAVGSLRAAKNYDYLLQTFEHLRHEEIYLDIIGDGPLFSELKAFIKEKNLNKVSLKGGCNNVHEVLNQYDGFILSSVYEGLSLAIIEAMAVGLPCVLSDIAPNREVTGGNALFFDLGKPEDCAAKVKELRDNLSLREKLSVAGKARTQAFQKDIYLTKLEALYKYYLS from the coding sequence TTGAAAGCTACAGTACTACATATTATAGAATCGCTGGTGGTAGGTGGGGCGGAAGTACTGTTTACAGAGTCACTTAAAGGCTTTACGGAAGAGTATAGGCATGTAGTAGTTTACATGCGGCCGCCGGAGACTTTGCTGCCTCAGGTAAAAGCAGCTAAAGTATATTGCCTGGGTTATAAAGGTAAGTATAATCTGCTCAGCTGCGCTTTCAGGTTAAGAAAGATAGTTAAAGAAGAACAGGTAGAACTTATACATGCACACCATTATTGGCCGGCTATAGTTGCGCGATTGGCAAAACCGGCCGGAGTTCAATTGATTACTACGGTGCATAGTTTGCTCAGCCAGGATGCATTTCTGCCGAATCGTTTAAGCTTATACCTGGAGCGGCTCACCTATAAGCAGAGCCAGCATATGATTTTTGTGTCAGAAGCAGTTGCTGAGGATTATAAGCAATTTATAAACGTTGGTTCGAGGTATTCCATACTACATAACTTTATAAAAGACGAATTTAATCTTCCGGTAAATAGTAAATCAGGTATAAGTGATTCGAGGGCTTTTAAATTAGTGGCGGTAGGTAGTTTAAGAGCAGCAAAGAACTATGACTACTTATTACAGACCTTTGAGCATTTAAGGCATGAAGAAATATACCTTGATATTATTGGCGATGGCCCCTTATTTTCTGAGCTTAAGGCTTTTATAAAAGAAAAGAACCTGAATAAAGTTAGCCTGAAAGGGGGCTGTAATAATGTGCATGAGGTCTTAAACCAATATGATGGGTTTATACTTTCCTCTGTTTACGAAGGGCTGAGCTTAGCAATAATAGAAGCTATGGCGGTAGGTTTACCATGTGTGCTCTCTGATATTGCACCTAATAGGGAAGTTACAGGTGGTAATGCTCTTTTCTTTGATCTAGGTAAACCGGAAGATTGTGCTGCAAAGGTAAAAGAGTTAAGAGATAACCTTAGTTTAAGAGAGAAGCTTTCAGTAGCGGGAAAGGCAAGAACGCAGGCTTTTCAAAAGGACATCTACTTAACTAAATTAGAAGCACTGTATAAATACTACCTGTCGTGA